A part of Bartonella quintana genomic DNA contains:
- a CDS encoding invasion associated locus B family protein: MSHKNVYFAVSGLAGAVALFLTIHAPASAQTLSQGWYKVCSKQHDVDICNTMNTVVSNTGQPLTAFNLVEIKGKQNERRIGVQVPTGRFLPEGVHIQIGDNFSKKVPYIICNGPSCIANDVLDDKLIAAMKSGSKMVVTTINFRGSANPIEFSLNGFTAAYTGPGIEEKDFQQEQIKLQQAIQSKQKEIEDRMRAEQEKAKQN; this comes from the coding sequence ATGTCGCATAAAAATGTCTATTTTGCCGTTTCAGGATTAGCTGGAGCTGTTGCCCTTTTTCTTACAATCCATGCTCCTGCGAGTGCGCAGACTTTATCTCAAGGTTGGTATAAGGTTTGCAGTAAACAGCATGATGTTGATATTTGTAATACAATGAATACTGTTGTATCAAATACTGGACAACCTTTGACGGCTTTTAATCTTGTTGAAATAAAAGGAAAACAAAATGAAAGACGTATAGGCGTTCAAGTGCCTACAGGTCGTTTTTTGCCAGAAGGTGTTCATATTCAAATTGGAGATAATTTTTCTAAAAAAGTTCCTTATATTATTTGTAATGGACCAAGTTGTATCGCCAATGATGTCTTAGATGATAAGCTCATTGCTGCTATGAAAAGTGGTTCGAAGATGGTTGTAACCACAATTAATTTCCGTGGTTCAGCTAATCCTATTGAATTTTCTCTTAATGGATTTACAGCCGCCTACACAGGTCCTGGTATAGAGGAAAAGGATTTTCAACAAGAACAAATAAAGTTGCAACAAGCCATTCAATCAAAACAAAAAGAGATTGAAGATCGTATGCGGGCTGAGCAAGAAAAAGCAAAACAAAATTAA